CTCCTCATCCTTATCCACACAGATGACATGATTTCCATTTAGGGTAAAGCATACGCCTGATACAAGTCCTACATAGCCGGTACCAATCACTGCGAGTTTCATACTTTCATCCTCCTTTTAGGAAATTGACGTAGGCCTGTTCCACATACTGCTTGAACTGAACCATAAACGCCTGCTCATCGAATTTGCGTGCATGGCCCATAATCTGGTCGATATCCCACGCATAGGACTCCACCTCATCAATGGCCTTAAGCAAATCATCAACTTCCTGGTGCTGGAAAAACACGCCGTTAACGTATGGAATAATCGTGTCCAGCGCTCCCCCGGCCTGATAAGCGATGACCGGTCTTCCAGCAGCATTCGCCTCCAGCGGCGTGATGCCGAAATCCTCTTCCCCCGGGAAAACAAACGCCCGGCACTGGGACATCAGCCCTGTAACTTCCTCATCCTCCAGCCGGCCCAGAAACGATACATTCCCCTTGGCCATGCCTTCCAGACGCTTACGGTCCGGTCCGTCCCCGACAATATACAGCTTAAGCCCGTTACGGTTGAATGCCTCCACCGCCAGATCGATCCGCTTGTAGGAGACCAGCCGCGAGACAATCAGATAATAATCGCCAATGCTCGGAGAGCTGGTGAAGCGGGCCGTATTGATCGGCGGGAAAATCACATCGGAATCCCGGTGGTAATAATTCTGAATCCGCGTCTTCACGACTGAGGAGTTGGCGACGAACTGGTTTACATTTTTGGAGGTGCGCTGATCCCAGTTCTTGAGCCGCTGCATATACACCTTGAGCAGTCTTTTGAACAGCCCGGAATTCGATTGCCGCTCCATGTACGTGTCATAGTCCCAGGCGAAGCGCATCGGCGTATGACAGTAGCACAGATGGAAGGTGGACTCGGGCACCTGAATGCTTTTCATAAAAGCACTGCTGGAGCTAAGAACGATATCATACCCGCTGAAGTCCAAATCGCGGACAGCCATGGGGTAGAGCGGGAGCACCCCTTTGAAGTTACGCTTCACTCCCGGAATCTTCTGCAGCCAGGAGGCCCGGATATCGGCATCTTTGAGGTTATCGGTCAGGCGGCTTCCGTTAAAAACCGTTGTGAAGATCGGAGCCTCCGGGTACATGTGATGAAAAACCTCCACCACCCGTTCCGCCCCGCCCATCTGGATTAAATAATCGTGCGCTATCGCAATTTTCATGTGAATCATCCTCAAAGTTTTATGGAGCAGCATCATTAAGCAGTACACGCATGGCTAGAGACAGATATGATGCAAGCCTTAAGCATTATGGAGCGGGAAGGTCAGGTAACTGCCAGCAGACCTTTGTAGTAAGCGACAATATCCTTGACCGTGTTCTCGATGACAAAATGCTCTTTCACCCGTCTCATTCCATTGTCCGCCATCCGTCTACGCTCTTCGGGATGGTTCAG
The sequence above is a segment of the Paenibacillus sp. FSL R7-0204 genome. Coding sequences within it:
- a CDS encoding glycosyltransferase, which encodes MKIAIAHDYLIQMGGAERVVEVFHHMYPEAPIFTTVFNGSRLTDNLKDADIRASWLQKIPGVKRNFKGVLPLYPMAVRDLDFSGYDIVLSSSSAFMKSIQVPESTFHLCYCHTPMRFAWDYDTYMERQSNSGLFKRLLKVYMQRLKNWDQRTSKNVNQFVANSSVVKTRIQNYYHRDSDVIFPPINTARFTSSPSIGDYYLIVSRLVSYKRIDLAVEAFNRNGLKLYIVGDGPDRKRLEGMAKGNVSFLGRLEDEEVTGLMSQCRAFVFPGEEDFGITPLEANAAGRPVIAYQAGGALDTIIPYVNGVFFQHQEVDDLLKAIDEVESYAWDIDQIMGHARKFDEQAFMVQFKQYVEQAYVNFLKGG